The SAR324 cluster bacterium genome window below encodes:
- the flgG gene encoding flagellar basal-body rod protein FlgG, with product MMRSLFTSATGMGAQQRQIDTIANNLANVNTTGFKKSRNHFQDLLYHNEKTAGVASSLSTQVPVGIHVGHGVKHVTTEKIHNQGNMQNTGNDLDMSIDGPGFFQILQPNGALAYTRAGHFNIDGQGRMVTDDGMLLDPEINIPPETRKVQIGFDGTVSVFLRDETQPESVGTIQLARFANPAGLTPMGKNLYLPSPAAGNPMVDSPASNGMGSMNQGFLEGANVSVVEEMVNMITAQRAYEVNSKAIQTSDAMLQTANSLVR from the coding sequence ATGATGCGTTCGTTGTTTACATCAGCAACAGGGATGGGGGCTCAGCAACGGCAGATTGATACAATCGCCAACAACCTGGCCAACGTGAATACCACAGGCTTTAAAAAAAGCCGCAATCATTTTCAGGACCTGCTGTATCATAATGAAAAAACAGCGGGAGTGGCGTCTTCTTTGTCCACACAGGTTCCGGTTGGAATTCATGTGGGGCATGGGGTCAAGCATGTTACCACTGAAAAAATCCACAATCAGGGCAACATGCAGAATACAGGCAATGACCTTGATATGAGTATTGATGGTCCGGGCTTTTTTCAGATTCTTCAACCCAATGGCGCCTTGGCTTACACACGTGCCGGGCATTTCAACATTGATGGGCAGGGTCGGATGGTGACGGATGACGGGATGCTGCTTGATCCTGAAATCAACATTCCTCCTGAAACCAGAAAAGTCCAGATCGGGTTTGATGGCACGGTCTCTGTTTTTTTAAGAGATGAAACACAACCGGAATCTGTTGGAACCATCCAGCTTGCACGGTTTGCGAATCCGGCAGGATTGACCCCTATGGGGAAAAATCTTTATCTTCCCTCTCCCGCCGCCGGCAATCCAATGGTCGATTCTCCAGCATCCAACGGAATGGGGAGCATGAATCAGGGGTTTCTGGAAGGAGCCAATGTGTCAGTGGTGGAAGAAATGGTGAACATGATTACCGCACAGCGGGCGTATGAAGTGAATTCGAAGGCGATCCAGACCTCGGATGCTATGCTCCAGACAGCTAACAGTCTGGTCAGGTAA
- the flgF gene encoding flagellar basal-body rod protein FlgF has product MDSGLFSLVSSTNVLQKKLDNISNNLANVNTSGYKEDRLSFREVLSKATAVAPESDEESFLTHEYIDMYQGLDKSAVMVDSVGKNFSPGTMNYTGNTLDVAVENEGFFTIDTPQGERYTRSGEFTMDQEGRMVTHDGYAVLGQKGPIQVKGKEIVIDQDGGVNVDGKAVDTLKVVRFRDSQGLQKLGRSFYAPVTRDNVPIISKDSRIRQGVIEGSNVNTVKEMTNMIQANRAYESAVKAMKSIDSMNEKAISIAQV; this is encoded by the coding sequence ATGGATAGCGGTCTGTTTTCACTGGTTTCCTCAACCAATGTGCTTCAGAAAAAGCTGGATAATATTTCAAACAACCTGGCCAACGTGAATACCTCCGGCTACAAGGAGGACAGGCTGTCGTTCAGGGAAGTGTTGTCCAAGGCCACGGCGGTTGCTCCGGAGTCGGATGAAGAATCGTTTTTGACGCATGAATACATCGATATGTATCAGGGACTGGATAAATCTGCCGTCATGGTTGATTCTGTGGGAAAGAACTTTTCACCGGGAACCATGAATTATACAGGAAATACCCTGGATGTCGCCGTTGAAAATGAGGGTTTTTTTACCATCGACACACCTCAGGGTGAACGTTATACCCGCTCAGGGGAGTTCACAATGGATCAGGAGGGCAGGATGGTCACTCATGACGGTTATGCGGTTCTGGGACAGAAAGGCCCCATTCAGGTCAAAGGCAAAGAAATTGTGATTGATCAGGATGGCGGGGTCAATGTGGATGGCAAAGCGGTGGATACTCTGAAAGTGGTACGTTTTCGGGATTCCCAGGGACTTCAAAAACTGGGACGATCCTTTTATGCTCCTGTCACACGAGACAATGTGCCCATCATCAGCAAGGATTCAAGAATTCGTCAGGGGGTGATTGAAGGCTCCAATGTGAATACCGTTAAGGAAATGACCAATATGATTCAGGCCAATCGTGCGTATGAAAGTGCGGTGAAGGCTATGAAAAGCATTGATAGTATGAATGAAAAAGCGATTTCTATCGCTCAAGTGTAA